In Humulus lupulus chromosome 7, drHumLupu1.1, whole genome shotgun sequence, the following are encoded in one genomic region:
- the LOC133788998 gene encoding oligopeptide transporter 4-like yields the protein MDSPQALKSDPEHKLPAAAEEEADAEEVSPVEEVRLTVRNTDDPTLPVWTCRMWLLGLLSCAMLSFLNQFFAYRTEPLVITQITVQVAALPIGHFLANTLPKTRFRLFGLGQRVFSLNPGPFNIKEHVLISIFANAGSAFGSGSTYAVGIVNIIKAFYGRNISFLASWLLIITTQVLGYGWAGLLRKYVVEPAHMWWPSTLVQVSLFRALHEKDEQRMSRAKFFLIALICSFSWYVFPGLLFPTLTNISWVCWVFSKSVTAQQIGSGMKGLGLGSLTLDWAAVASFLFSPLICPFFSILNIFAGYALIIYVALPVAYWGLDLYNARKFPIFSSHLFTAEGQIYNISAIVNNKFELDIAQYDEQGRIHLSMFFALTYGFGFATIAATLTHVAFFYGREIYQRYRVSYKGKEDIHTKLMRRYKDIPSWWFYFLLGVTLVVSLALCIFLNDQVQMPWWGLLFAAGIGFTFTLPISIITATTNQTPGLNIITEYVMGIILPGHPIANVCFKTYGYMSTAQAVSFLNDFKLGHYMKIPPRSMFLVQFIGTILAGTINLAVAWWLLNSVENICQDNLLPPDSPWTCPGDRVFFDASVIWGLVGPKRIFGSRGNYPEMNWFFLGGAIGPIVVWLFHKAFPKQTWIPLINLPVLLGATAMMPPATPLNYNAWIMVGTIFNFFVFRYRKQWWQRYNYILSAALDAGVAFMAVLLYFSVGVEERRLTWWGTGGEHCQLASCPTAKGVVVEGCPVK from the exons ATGGATTCTCCACAGGCGCTGAAATCCGACCCGGAACACAAGCTCCCGGCGGCGGCGGAGGAGGAGGCCGATGCAGAGGAGGTATCGCCTGTGGAGGAGGTCCGGCTAACGGTGAGAAACACCGACGACCCGACCCTACCCGTATGGACCTGCCGGATGTGGTTGCTGGGTCTACTCTCCTGCGCTATGTTATCGTTCCTCAACCAATTCTTTGCGTACCGTACAGAGCCTCTGGTCATAACCCAAATAACAGTCCAAGTGGCGGCTCTTCCCATCGGCCATTTCCTGGCCAACACTCTGCCCAAGACCCGCTTTCGGTTGTTCGGGTTGGGGCAGAGAGTGTTCTCGCTCAACCCGGGTCCCTTTAACATAAAAGAGCACGTGCTCATTTCCATATTCGCTAATGCCGGGAGTGCCTTTGGATCTGGTTCCACTTACGCAGTTGGGATTGTTAATATTATTAAGGCATTTTATGGCCGGAATATCTCTTTTTTGGCTAGTTGGCTTCTCATCATCACCACCCAG GTGCTGGGATATGGTTGGGCTGGGCTGTTAAGGAAGTATGTGGTTGAACCAGCTCATATGTGGTGGCCCAGTACACTCGTTCAGGTCTCTCTTTTCCG GGCATTGCATGAGAAAGATGAGCAGCGGATGTCGCGGGCAAAGTTCTTTCTAATAGCTCTAATCTGCAGTTTTTCATGGTATGTTTTCCCGGGACTCCTCTTCCCAACACTCACAAACATATCATGGGTTTGCTGGGTATTCTCAAAGTCAGTTACAGCACAGCAGATTGGCTCAGGCATGAAAGGCCTTGGACTGGGGTCACTCACACTTGACTGGGCAGCTGTGGCATCTTTCTTGTTCAGCCCCCTAATCTGCCCTTTCTTTAGCATTCTCAACATTTTTGCTGGCTATGCATTGATTATTTATGTTGCACTACCTGTTGCATACTGGGGTCTGGACTTGTACAATGCCAGAAAATTTCCAATTTTCTCTTCACACTTGTTTACCGCAGAGGGTCAAATTTACAATATATCAGCTATTGTGAACAACAAGTTTGAGTTGGATATAGCCCAGTATGACGAGCAAGGAAGAATTCACTTGAGCATGTTTTTTGCCCTCACTTATGGTTTCGGTTTTGCCACCATAGCCGCCACCCTCACACATGTGGCTTTCTTCTATGGAAG GGAGATCTATCAGCGGTACCGTGTTTCATACAAAGGTAAGGAGGACATCCATACAAAACTAATGAGGAGATACAAGGACATACCTTCCTGGTGGTTTTACTTCTTGCTTGGCGTGACCCTAGTAGTTTCCCTAGCACTCTGCATCTTTTTGAATGACCAGGTTCAGATGCCATGGTGGGGCCTTCTCTTTGCTGCTGGTATAGGCTTCACTTTCACTCTCCCAATCAGCATTATAACTGCTACAACAAACCAG ACACCAGGGCTAAACATAATAACAGAGTATGTCATGGGTATCATATTACCGGGACATCCAATTGCCAATGTTTGCTTCAAAACCTATGGCTATATGAGTACTGCGCAGGCTGTGTCCTTTCTAAATGATTTCAAGCTGGGGCATTATATGAAGATTCCGCCAAGATCAATGTTTCTAGTTCAG TTCATAGGAACGATCCTTGCTGGAACCATCAATCTTGCAGTGGCATGGTGGTTGCTGAATTCTGTGGAGAATATATGCCAGGATAACCTTCTCCCGCCAGATAGTCCTTGGACTTGTCCTGGTGACCGAGTCTTCTTTGATGCATCTGTCATCTGGGGGTTAGTGGGACCAAAGCGTATATTTGGATCTCGTGGAAATTATCCAGAGATGAATTGGTTCTTCCTTGGAGGTGCAATTGGGCCAATAGTTGTTTGGCTGTTCCACAAAGCATTCCCCAAGCAAACATGGATACCACTGATCAACCTTCCAGTCCTTCTAGGAGCAACAGCAATGATGCCACCAGCCACACCACTGAACTACAATGCCTGGATTATGGTGGGAACCATTTTCAACTTCTTTGTCTTCCGATACAGGAAACAATGGTGGCAGAGGTACAATTACATTCTTTCAGCAGCACTGGATGCTGGGGTGGCTTTCATGGCAGTGTTACTATACTTTTCAGTGGGTGTGGAGGAAAGAAGATTAACATGGTGGGGAACAGGTGGTGAACACTGTCAATTAGCAAGTTGTCCAACTGCCAAAGGCGTGGTAGTCGAGGGCTGTCCAGTAAAGTAA